From one Pseudomonas sp. S35 genomic stretch:
- a CDS encoding ABC transporter permease: MTTLNRNPGFSTPLWRRRSHLQRATAALRPLLRRPGFSLAVLLVLFSLAAAVAPQLLTHYDPYATSPLDKLSAPNLTHWFGTDELGRDLFTRVVYGARLSVLAASLAVGIALIGGLGLGILSGFAGGRIDAVIMRFVDVLLALPGLLLALAIVTAIGFGTVPVAIAVGIGIIPGFARTTRAEVLRVKTLPYVEAARLGGASWGRTLLRHILPNAWGPVAVLATLDFGAAILATAGLSFLGFGAAPPAAEWGTLIANGRHFLITAPWVSLLPGLFLVAVVFSLNHIARTFEEIQR; the protein is encoded by the coding sequence ATGACTACGCTCAATCGAAACCCAGGGTTTTCGACCCCGCTATGGCGCCGTCGCAGTCACCTGCAACGTGCGACCGCGGCGTTGCGACCGCTGCTGCGCCGGCCGGGGTTCAGCCTGGCGGTGCTGTTGGTGCTGTTCTCATTGGCCGCCGCCGTGGCGCCGCAGCTGCTCACTCACTACGACCCCTATGCCACTTCACCGCTGGATAAGCTCAGCGCGCCCAACCTGACCCATTGGTTCGGCACCGACGAACTTGGCCGCGACCTGTTTACCCGCGTGGTCTACGGCGCCCGCCTGTCGGTGCTGGCCGCCTCGCTGGCGGTCGGCATCGCGCTGATAGGCGGTCTGGGGCTGGGCATTCTGTCCGGCTTTGCCGGGGGACGTATCGACGCGGTGATCATGCGCTTCGTCGATGTCCTGCTCGCCCTGCCCGGCTTGCTGTTGGCGTTGGCGATTGTCACGGCGATCGGCTTCGGCACCGTGCCGGTGGCCATCGCCGTCGGCATCGGCATCATTCCGGGTTTTGCCCGCACCACCCGCGCCGAGGTGTTGCGGGTCAAGACCCTGCCCTACGTGGAAGCCGCACGTTTAGGCGGTGCCAGTTGGGGCCGCACCTTGCTGCGCCATATCCTGCCCAATGCCTGGGGACCGGTGGCGGTGCTGGCCACTCTAGACTTCGGCGCCGCGATCCTCGCCACTGCCGGCTTGAGCTTTCTCGGTTTCGGCGCCGCGCCACCGGCCGCGGAATGGGGCACCTTGATCGCCAACGGCCGACATTTTCTGATCACGGCGCCGTGGGTGTCGTTGCTGCCCGGCCTGTTCCTGGTGGCGGTGGTCTTCAGCCTCAACCATATCGCCCGCACGTTCGAGGAGATCCAGCGATGA
- a CDS encoding DUF2790 domain-containing protein encodes MNIKLLSLVLLFTATGALAAGGTEDVQHIVSITPVPGSCQVEPATLVYLDSQGVSHTLTYSVMGTCQGGV; translated from the coding sequence ATGAACATCAAACTGCTCAGTCTTGTGCTGCTCTTCACCGCCACCGGCGCACTCGCCGCCGGCGGTACTGAAGATGTCCAGCACATCGTGTCCATCACCCCGGTACCGGGTAGTTGCCAGGTGGAACCGGCAACCCTGGTGTACCTCGACAGCCAGGGCGTCAGCCACACCCTCACCTATAGCGTGATGGGCACCTGCCAAGGCGGGGTTTAA
- a CDS encoding ABC transporter substrate-binding protein, producing the protein MNRSHLPSRLLAAGALALSLAACSPGNDTQAGKTLNIAFFGDNTTLVSVDPFQVYWLEHRVLLRNVAESLTDQDPQTGKIIPWLAKRWEISDDALTYTFHLRNDVTFSNGQRFDALAVKTAFDSDKALATELPATFGATYLAGYDHAEVVDDFTVKLVLAKPNAGFLQATSTTNLSILAPASYALSAKERSLGKIIGTGPFVLASYTPEVGAHLTKRKGYAWASANMSNQGEAHLDAVDVSYIPEESVRNGLFLQGKADILWPRNPFSEVDLKLFQSKGATIQSRSLPGPAYNLYPNTRGERALADKQVRLALQKAIDRKSYASTVYNAGFPVVDGIYDVTTPYFKSQGTKLVYDPAGAERLLDQAGWAKGADGYRSKNGKRLSLSYNITPAETAGDVLIQDQLRKVGIELKLSVVTRAEWVANNSAGNYDLTINYMTRADPIILQTILDPRTANSSTLATNLYEPAVLDTAKALFDAGITATQAQQRATAYGDLQDLLVDEGSAFPVYERVWQAATSAKVKNFRWTAEGFALLGDIEVGTP; encoded by the coding sequence TTGAATAGATCACATCTGCCAAGCCGCCTGCTGGCCGCCGGCGCACTGGCCCTGAGCCTCGCGGCGTGCTCACCGGGCAACGACACACAGGCGGGCAAGACCCTGAACATCGCCTTCTTCGGCGATAACACCACCCTGGTCAGCGTCGACCCATTCCAGGTCTATTGGTTGGAACACCGAGTGCTGCTGCGCAATGTCGCCGAATCCCTCACCGACCAGGACCCGCAGACCGGCAAGATCATCCCGTGGCTGGCCAAACGCTGGGAAATCAGCGACGACGCGCTGACCTACACCTTTCACCTGCGTAACGACGTGACCTTCAGCAATGGCCAGCGCTTCGATGCCCTCGCGGTGAAAACCGCCTTTGACAGTGACAAGGCCCTGGCCACCGAGCTGCCGGCAACGTTCGGCGCCACCTACCTGGCGGGCTACGACCACGCTGAGGTGGTTGACGACTTCACCGTCAAGCTGGTGCTGGCCAAGCCTAACGCCGGGTTCCTGCAAGCCACCTCCACCACCAACCTGTCAATTCTGGCGCCCGCCTCCTACGCGCTCAGCGCCAAGGAGCGCTCCCTGGGTAAAATCATCGGCACCGGGCCGTTCGTACTGGCCAGCTACACGCCGGAAGTCGGCGCACACCTGACCAAGCGCAAGGGTTATGCCTGGGCCTCGGCCAACATGAGTAATCAGGGTGAAGCACACCTGGACGCCGTGGACGTCAGCTACATCCCCGAAGAAAGCGTGCGCAACGGCCTGTTCCTGCAAGGCAAGGCCGATATCCTGTGGCCACGCAACCCGTTCTCCGAAGTGGACCTGAAGCTATTCCAGTCCAAAGGCGCGACGATCCAGAGCCGTTCGCTGCCGGGACCGGCCTACAACCTGTATCCCAACACCCGTGGCGAACGCGCACTGGCCGACAAGCAAGTCCGCCTGGCCCTGCAAAAGGCCATCGACCGTAAAAGCTACGCCAGCACCGTGTACAACGCCGGCTTCCCGGTGGTGGACGGCATCTATGACGTGACCACGCCCTACTTCAAGAGCCAGGGCACCAAGCTGGTGTATGACCCCGCCGGCGCCGAGCGCCTGTTGGACCAAGCCGGCTGGGCCAAGGGTGCCGACGGTTACCGCAGCAAAAATGGCAAGCGCCTGAGCCTGAGCTACAACATCACCCCGGCGGAAACTGCCGGCGACGTGCTGATCCAGGACCAACTGCGCAAGGTCGGCATCGAGTTGAAACTCAGCGTGGTCACTCGCGCCGAGTGGGTCGCCAACAACTCCGCAGGCAACTACGACCTGACCATCAACTACATGACCCGTGCCGATCCGATCATCCTGCAGACCATCCTCGACCCGCGTACCGCCAACAGTTCGACACTGGCCACCAACCTTTACGAGCCGGCAGTGCTGGACACCGCCAAGGCCCTGTTCGACGCAGGTATCACCGCCACCCAGGCCCAGCAACGCGCCACGGCCTATGGCGACTTGCAGGATCTGCTGGTCGACGAGGGCTCGGCGTTCCCGGTGTATGAACGCGTTTGGCAGGCCGCGACGTCTGCCAAGGTGAAAAACTTCCGCTGGACTGCCGAGGGCTTCGCGCTGCTGGGTGATATCGAGGTCGGCACGCCATGA
- a CDS encoding MFS transporter yields MRTHDVHSLIDNARFSRFHWLVMGLCALLLIFDGYDLFIYGVVLPVIMKEWGLSPLQAGALGSYALFGMMFGALAFGSLADKIGRKKGIAICFALFSVATVVNGFASNPTEFGVCRFIAGLGCGGLMPNAVALMNEYAPKKIRSTLVALMFSGYSLGGMLSAGVGIFMLPRYGWESMFFAATVPLLLLPVIVYWLPESIGFLIRQGRLEQARALLKRLSPDTVINAEDSLHLSDGKAKGTSVLELFRQGLAVRTVAIWVAFFSCLLMVYALSSWLPKLMAGAGYSLGSSLSFLLALNFGGMAGAIVGGWLGDRLNLVKVMIGFFLTSAVSISLLGINSPMPVLYLLIFLAGATTIGTQILLYAGAAQLYGLSIRSTGLGWASGIGRNGAIVGPLLGGALMGIQLPLQLNFIAFAIPGAVAALAMTAYALNERRTRTHLAAARAL; encoded by the coding sequence ATGCGTACCCATGATGTTCATTCGCTGATCGACAACGCCCGTTTCAGCCGCTTCCATTGGCTGGTGATGGGCCTGTGTGCCTTGCTGTTGATCTTTGACGGCTATGACTTGTTTATCTACGGCGTGGTACTGCCGGTGATCATGAAAGAGTGGGGCTTGTCGCCCCTGCAAGCTGGCGCGTTAGGCAGCTACGCGCTGTTCGGCATGATGTTCGGCGCGTTGGCGTTCGGCAGCCTGGCCGACAAGATCGGCCGCAAGAAAGGGATCGCCATCTGCTTTGCACTGTTCAGCGTGGCCACGGTGGTCAACGGCTTTGCCAGCAACCCTACCGAATTCGGTGTGTGCCGCTTTATCGCCGGGCTTGGCTGCGGCGGGCTGATGCCCAATGCGGTCGCGCTGATGAACGAATACGCGCCGAAAAAAATCCGCAGCACCCTGGTGGCCCTGATGTTCAGCGGGTACTCGCTGGGGGGAATGCTCTCGGCCGGTGTCGGCATTTTCATGTTGCCGCGTTATGGCTGGGAGTCGATGTTCTTCGCCGCCACCGTACCGCTGTTGCTGCTGCCGGTGATTGTGTACTGGCTACCGGAGTCGATTGGTTTCCTGATTCGCCAGGGGCGCCTGGAACAGGCGCGCGCATTGCTCAAGCGCTTGTCGCCGGACACCGTCATAAACGCCGAAGACAGCCTGCACCTCAGTGACGGCAAGGCCAAGGGCACCTCTGTGCTGGAGCTGTTTCGCCAGGGGTTGGCGGTGCGCACCGTGGCGATCTGGGTTGCGTTCTTCAGCTGCTTGCTGATGGTCTATGCACTGAGTTCGTGGCTGCCCAAGCTGATGGCAGGCGCCGGTTATAGCCTGGGGTCGAGCCTGTCGTTCTTGCTCGCGCTGAATTTTGGCGGCATGGCCGGGGCGATTGTCGGTGGTTGGCTGGGCGACCGCTTGAACCTGGTCAAAGTGATGATCGGCTTCTTTCTCACCTCCGCTGTTTCGATCAGCCTGCTGGGCATCAACAGCCCGATGCCGGTGCTGTACTTGCTGATCTTCCTTGCCGGCGCAACCACCATCGGCACGCAGATCCTGCTGTATGCCGGCGCTGCGCAGCTGTACGGCTTGTCGATCCGCTCCACCGGCTTGGGTTGGGCCTCGGGTATCGGCCGCAACGGTGCGATTGTCGGCCCGCTGTTGGGCGGCGCTTTGATGGGCATTCAACTGCCGCTGCAACTGAACTTCATCGCCTTTGCCATCCCCGGTGCCGTGGCCGCGCTCGCCATGACGGCCTATGCGCTGAATGAGCGTCGTACCCGCACGCACCTGGCGGCCGCCCGCGCGCTTTGA
- a CDS encoding ABC transporter substrate-binding protein, which translates to MHNVLQRTFIAGLLALGTLGGPLSAVAQAASDQQFIPLATYRVGAYASSGIPWWAGEIDYFRYINEVEGGVNGVKLVWQECETEWKTDRVIECYERYKTGLDGAPTAFFFTHSTPASYALIERAAVDHIPLIDGAGGRTESTDGRVFPYAFPLLLNYYGQASVGINYIAQREGGLDKLKGKKIVTVYHDSAYGRETQSAMQLLAQKYGFENIQIPVADPGSEQSTQWRQVRQINPDWVFLRTWGVSTPVAIKTAVRFGVPVDRLIGDVWAGSEADVIPAGTAAKGYQALAPFPGGDGFDIHKKLKQFILDAGKSNLKDASYFGKVYYNIGLINAAIAVEALRTGQAKFGNRALNGEETRWAFEHLNIDAARLKAMGFEGLLAPLTLSCADHEGGGSARVQQWDGQKWVLVTDWLQADRATLRPLIEAKSAAYAQEKGIVARDCSAP; encoded by the coding sequence ATGCACAACGTCTTGCAACGCACATTTATCGCCGGTTTGCTGGCCCTCGGCACGCTCGGCGGGCCTTTGTCGGCAGTGGCCCAGGCTGCTTCTGATCAACAGTTTATCCCGCTGGCCACCTACCGGGTCGGCGCCTATGCCTCCAGCGGCATCCCCTGGTGGGCGGGGGAAATCGATTACTTTCGCTACATCAACGAAGTCGAAGGCGGTGTGAACGGCGTGAAGCTGGTCTGGCAGGAATGCGAGACCGAATGGAAGACCGACCGCGTCATCGAATGCTACGAGCGCTATAAAACCGGCCTGGATGGCGCGCCCACGGCGTTCTTCTTCACCCACAGCACACCCGCCTCCTATGCGTTGATCGAGCGTGCCGCCGTCGACCACATCCCGTTGATCGACGGCGCCGGCGGGCGCACCGAGTCCACCGATGGCCGGGTGTTCCCTTATGCGTTCCCGCTGCTGCTCAACTACTACGGCCAGGCGTCGGTGGGGATCAACTACATTGCCCAGCGCGAAGGTGGGCTGGACAAGCTCAAAGGCAAGAAGATCGTCACGGTTTACCATGACTCCGCGTACGGTCGCGAAACCCAGTCCGCCATGCAGTTGCTGGCGCAGAAGTACGGCTTTGAAAATATCCAGATTCCCGTGGCAGACCCTGGCAGCGAGCAGTCAACCCAATGGCGGCAGGTGCGCCAGATCAATCCGGATTGGGTGTTTTTGCGCACGTGGGGCGTTTCGACACCGGTCGCGATCAAGACCGCCGTGCGCTTCGGCGTCCCTGTGGACCGCCTGATTGGTGACGTGTGGGCCGGCTCCGAAGCCGACGTGATCCCCGCCGGCACCGCCGCCAAAGGCTATCAGGCGCTGGCGCCGTTCCCCGGTGGCGACGGCTTTGACATCCATAAAAAGCTCAAGCAGTTCATCCTGGACGCGGGCAAAAGCAACCTCAAGGACGCCAGCTACTTTGGCAAGGTGTACTACAACATCGGCTTGATCAATGCGGCCATTGCCGTCGAAGCGCTACGCACCGGCCAGGCAAAGTTCGGTAACCGGGCATTGAACGGTGAAGAGACGCGCTGGGCGTTCGAGCACCTGAACATCGACGCTGCGCGCCTCAAGGCGATGGGTTTCGAAGGGTTGCTGGCGCCCCTGACGTTGTCCTGCGCCGACCATGAAGGCGGCGGCTCAGCCCGCGTGCAGCAGTGGGACGGACAAAAATGGGTGTTGGTAACCGACTGGCTGCAAGCGGACCGCGCCACCTTGCGCCCATTGATCGAGGCCAAGTCCGCCGCGTATGCCCAGGAAAAAGGCATCGTGGCGCGTGACTGTTCGGCACCGTGA
- a CDS encoding ABC transporter permease, protein MSRYLIGRVGQALLVLWGAYSITYFILYLLPGDTLSIMLSASGIEADALSVQDLAKARAYYGLDKGLFEQYVDLLLGALRGDFGQSLSLNRPVAELLVERLPQTLSLAGLAIVLSLLGGIGLAYLTAYIRWQPLKKALARLPSLGFSVPVFWMGLLLIQVFAFGLGWFPATGSRGFESLVLPAITLAIPSAAVYAQVLQRSFQGVWKESYIITAYAKGLSRGQVQARHGFKNAALPILTLIGLQVGNTVSGAVLVETIFARSGIGRLAQEAVLRQDIPVVLAIVAVSAAAFVLVNLLVDLLYPWLDPRISHTPKVS, encoded by the coding sequence ATGAGTCGCTACCTGATCGGCCGAGTCGGCCAGGCGCTGCTGGTGCTATGGGGTGCCTACAGCATCACCTACTTCATCCTCTATCTGCTGCCCGGTGACACGCTGTCGATCATGCTCAGCGCCTCGGGCATAGAAGCCGACGCGCTGTCGGTGCAAGACCTGGCCAAGGCGCGGGCGTATTACGGGCTGGACAAAGGCCTGTTCGAGCAATATGTCGACTTGCTGCTGGGCGCGCTGCGCGGGGATTTTGGCCAGTCGCTATCGCTTAACCGCCCGGTGGCCGAGCTGCTGGTCGAACGTCTGCCGCAGACGCTGTCGCTGGCCGGCCTGGCCATTGTGCTGTCGCTGCTTGGCGGTATCGGCCTGGCCTACCTCACCGCGTACATCCGTTGGCAACCGCTGAAGAAGGCGCTGGCACGCTTGCCGTCCCTGGGCTTTTCGGTGCCGGTGTTCTGGATGGGGCTGCTGCTGATCCAGGTGTTTGCGTTCGGGCTGGGCTGGTTTCCCGCCACCGGCAGCCGGGGTTTTGAAAGCCTGGTATTACCGGCGATCACCCTGGCGATCCCCAGTGCGGCGGTATACGCCCAAGTGCTGCAACGCAGCTTCCAGGGTGTGTGGAAAGAGTCCTACATTATCACCGCCTACGCCAAGGGCCTTAGCCGTGGCCAAGTGCAGGCACGCCACGGGTTCAAGAATGCGGCGCTGCCGATCCTCACGCTGATCGGCTTGCAGGTGGGCAATACAGTGTCTGGCGCGGTGCTGGTGGAGACCATCTTCGCCCGTTCCGGCATCGGCCGGCTGGCCCAGGAAGCGGTGCTGCGCCAGGACATTCCCGTGGTACTGGCGATTGTTGCAGTATCAGCGGCTGCCTTCGTACTGGTGAACCTGCTGGTGGACCTGCTTTACCCGTGGCTTGACCCGCGTATTTCCCACACGCCAAAGGTGTCCTAG
- a CDS encoding OprD family porin: MNQQTSHGIWLSLLGVPLAATAADSGFFEGSTATLQARNYYFSRDFSDIVGANRQSKAEEWGQGFILTYKSGYTAGPVGFGLDALGTLGVKLDSSPDRVNSGLLPVQDDGRAADNYSRLGLTFKARLSKTELKVGELQPNLPVLAFSDIRLLPPSYQGVNISSAEITGLTLQAGHLTTTSLRNEAGDEKMIAMLGHVPQRGAESDAFNYVGGDYAFNGNRTSVSVWRGQLQDIYAQNFIGLKHSQPMGTWVLGANLGYYDAQEDGDQLLGKIDNQAFFSLLSAKRGGHTFYVGYQAMYGNSAFPRVFANITPLGNEVPTYEFAYTDERSWQVRYDYDFVALGIPGLTTTVRYITGDNVSTGAGYEGKDRERDLDIGYAVQSGPLSGLGIRVRNVMARSNYRSDIDENRLILSYTWKLL; encoded by the coding sequence ATGAATCAGCAGACCTCCCACGGTATCTGGCTCTCCCTCCTGGGCGTGCCCCTGGCGGCCACGGCCGCTGATAGCGGCTTTTTCGAAGGTTCCACGGCCACTTTGCAGGCACGCAACTACTACTTCAGTCGGGACTTCTCCGACATTGTCGGGGCCAATCGGCAATCCAAGGCCGAAGAGTGGGGCCAGGGTTTTATCCTCACCTACAAATCCGGCTATACCGCTGGCCCCGTCGGCTTTGGCCTGGACGCGCTGGGTACGTTGGGCGTCAAGCTCGACAGCAGCCCGGATCGGGTCAACAGCGGGTTATTGCCGGTGCAGGACGACGGCCGCGCGGCTGACAACTACAGCCGCTTGGGGCTGACCTTCAAGGCGCGCCTCTCCAAGACCGAACTGAAGGTCGGCGAACTGCAGCCCAACCTGCCGGTACTGGCGTTCAGCGACATTCGCTTGTTACCGCCCAGCTATCAGGGGGTGAACATCAGCTCTGCTGAAATCACCGGCCTGACCCTGCAAGCCGGGCACCTGACCACCACCAGCCTGCGCAATGAAGCGGGCGATGAAAAGATGATCGCCATGCTCGGCCATGTGCCGCAGCGCGGGGCCGAGAGCGACGCGTTCAACTATGTAGGGGGTGACTACGCCTTCAACGGCAACCGCACCAGCGTGAGTGTATGGCGTGGCCAGTTGCAGGACATCTACGCGCAGAACTTTATCGGCCTCAAGCACAGCCAGCCTATGGGGACTTGGGTGTTGGGCGCGAACCTGGGCTATTACGACGCACAGGAGGACGGTGACCAGTTGCTCGGCAAAATCGACAACCAGGCGTTTTTCTCGTTGCTGTCGGCCAAGCGCGGCGGCCATACCTTTTATGTCGGTTACCAGGCCATGTATGGCAACAGTGCGTTCCCACGGGTGTTTGCCAACATCACGCCGTTGGGCAACGAGGTGCCCACCTATGAGTTTGCCTACACCGACGAGCGTTCCTGGCAGGTGCGTTACGACTATGACTTCGTTGCTCTGGGCATTCCTGGGTTGACTACCACGGTGCGCTACATCACCGGGGATAACGTGAGCACGGGCGCCGGTTATGAGGGCAAGGACCGCGAGCGCGACCTGGACATCGGTTATGCGGTGCAAAGCGGGCCGTTGAGTGGCCTGGGTATCCGCGTACGCAACGTGATGGCGCGCTCCAACTACCGCAGCGACATCGATGAGAACCGCTTGATCCTCAGCTACACCTGGAAACTGCTTTAA
- a CDS encoding LysR family transcriptional regulator — protein MDLINGMQVFARVVDCGSFAAAAEVLGVSGAQVSRLISELERHLQTRLLQRTTRRLSLTESGERFLLRCRDILEDVREATAEASGAHLNPRGRLRVHCMSGLGVLITPLIARYSEHYPDVCMELTLSQHNPDPLQEGHDVVISIAHALPDSALVSQTLGQLFSVPCAAPGYLTRHGVPQQPQDLLQHWCLHLQDFQEDAWLFKGPVVITPGRRFRTNVADAMVKATQEGMGVSLLPFFSACPALQDGSLVRVLPAYRLRERNIFAVYPSRRFLDAKVRTWVAFLQTHLPALLATHVEVMENPAHWAGD, from the coding sequence ATGGATTTGATCAATGGCATGCAGGTATTTGCCCGCGTGGTCGACTGTGGCAGCTTTGCCGCCGCTGCCGAGGTCTTGGGTGTGTCCGGTGCCCAAGTGTCGCGGTTGATCTCCGAGCTGGAGAGACACCTGCAAACGCGCCTGTTGCAGCGCACCACGCGGCGCCTGAGCCTCACCGAATCCGGCGAACGCTTCTTGCTGCGCTGCCGCGACATCCTGGAAGACGTCAGGGAAGCCACCGCCGAGGCCAGCGGCGCCCACCTCAACCCGCGCGGACGTTTGCGCGTGCATTGCATGAGCGGGCTGGGTGTACTGATCACGCCCTTGATCGCCCGCTACAGCGAGCACTACCCGGACGTGTGCATGGAACTGACCCTGTCCCAGCACAATCCGGACCCGCTCCAAGAGGGCCACGATGTGGTGATCTCTATCGCCCATGCCTTGCCGGATTCGGCGCTGGTCAGCCAAACCCTTGGCCAGTTGTTCAGCGTGCCCTGTGCGGCGCCGGGTTACCTGACAAGGCACGGCGTGCCGCAACAACCGCAGGACCTTTTGCAGCACTGGTGCTTGCACCTGCAGGACTTCCAGGAGGATGCGTGGCTGTTCAAGGGGCCGGTTGTGATTACGCCGGGCCGGCGCTTTAGGACCAACGTTGCCGACGCCATGGTCAAGGCCACGCAGGAAGGCATGGGCGTGAGCCTGCTGCCGTTTTTCAGCGCCTGCCCGGCGCTGCAAGACGGTTCGCTGGTACGGGTACTGCCGGCTTACCGCCTGCGCGAGCGCAACATTTTCGCGGTTTACCCGTCACGGCGTTTTCTGGATGCCAAGGTGCGCACGTGGGTGGCTTTCCTGCAGACCCACTTGCCTGCGCTGTTAGCCACCCACGTCGAGGTGATGGAAAACCCGGCGCACTGGGCGGGCGATTGA
- a CDS encoding ABC transporter ATP-binding protein, translating to MNPLVDVRQLNVEYRSSGQVNQAVRTLSLSIAQGETVAIVGESGSGKSTLANAILGLLPDNAQISAGQLWVDGNDLTHASERQKRTLRGRTIGLVPQDPMVSLNPTLRVGQQIGEALILAKGKRYPGVDADIVELLQQVGIDKPVLRARQYPHELSGGMRQRVLIAIALAGNPRLIIADEPTSALDVTVQRKILDHLQHLVSERGISLLIITHDLGVAADRADRILVMQHGAVVEQGPPRQILANPNHDYTRALIAAAPAFARRREPLINLDLGRQPILSLHHVGKTFALPKVKGEASTFLALEDLNLEVYPGQTLAIVGESGSGKSTALRIALGLEKPSQGRVKFEQQDVTDLSWRDFRPLRQRLQLVQQNPFAALDPRLSVFDSIVEPLVSFGLLKGAALEQAARELISRVHLPVSFLDRLPRELSGGQCQRVAIARALALKPDLLLLDEPVSALDVSVQAHILALLEELQRDLGMAYVLVSHDLSVVANFAHEVLVLRNGRVVEQGSVEQIFNRPATEYTRELIAAIPGQALSATAA from the coding sequence ATGAACCCTTTGGTCGATGTACGCCAACTCAATGTCGAATACCGCTCCAGCGGCCAGGTCAATCAGGCCGTGCGCACGCTGTCGTTGTCCATCGCCCAAGGGGAGACCGTGGCAATTGTCGGCGAGTCCGGCTCGGGTAAATCCACCCTGGCCAACGCCATTCTTGGGCTGCTGCCAGACAATGCGCAGATCAGCGCCGGTCAATTGTGGGTCGACGGCAACGACCTGACCCACGCCAGCGAGCGCCAGAAACGCACCCTGCGTGGCCGCACCATCGGCCTGGTGCCACAGGACCCGATGGTCAGCCTCAACCCCACCTTGCGCGTCGGCCAGCAGATTGGCGAAGCGTTGATATTGGCCAAGGGCAAACGCTACCCCGGGGTCGACGCGGATATTGTCGAGCTGCTGCAACAGGTGGGCATCGATAAACCGGTACTGCGCGCACGCCAATACCCCCACGAGCTTTCTGGCGGCATGCGTCAGCGCGTGCTCATAGCCATCGCCCTGGCCGGTAACCCACGCCTGATCATTGCGGACGAGCCCACCAGCGCACTGGACGTTACCGTGCAGCGCAAGATCCTCGATCACCTGCAACACCTGGTCAGTGAACGCGGGATTTCGCTGTTGATCATCACCCATGACCTGGGTGTGGCCGCCGACCGCGCCGACCGCATCCTGGTGATGCAGCACGGCGCAGTGGTCGAACAAGGCCCTCCACGGCAGATTCTCGCCAACCCCAACCACGACTACACCCGCGCACTGATCGCCGCCGCGCCCGCCTTCGCCAGGCGGCGTGAACCGTTGATCAACCTCGACCTGGGCCGCCAGCCGATCCTAAGCCTGCATCACGTCGGCAAGACGTTCGCGCTGCCCAAGGTCAAGGGCGAGGCCTCGACGTTCCTGGCCCTGGAGGATCTCAACCTGGAGGTGTATCCCGGCCAGACCCTGGCCATTGTCGGCGAATCCGGCTCCGGCAAGAGCACCGCGCTGCGCATCGCCCTGGGCCTGGAAAAACCCAGCCAAGGCCGCGTGAAGTTCGAACAGCAGGATGTCACCGACCTCAGTTGGCGTGACTTCCGCCCGCTGCGCCAACGCCTGCAACTGGTGCAACAAAACCCCTTCGCCGCGCTCGACCCACGCTTGAGCGTGTTCGACAGCATCGTCGAGCCGCTGGTGTCGTTCGGCCTGCTCAAGGGCGCGGCACTGGAACAGGCGGCTCGCGAGTTGATCAGCCGCGTGCACCTGCCGGTGAGTTTCCTCGACCGCCTGCCGCGAGAGCTGTCCGGTGGCCAGTGCCAACGCGTCGCCATCGCCCGCGCGCTGGCGTTGAAACCCGACCTGCTGCTGCTCGACGAACCGGTCAGCGCGCTGGATGTGTCGGTGCAGGCGCACATTCTGGCGTTGCTCGAAGAGCTGCAACGGGACCTGGGCATGGCCTATGTGCTGGTGTCCCACGACCTGTCGGTGGTCGCCAACTTCGCCCACGAGGTGCTAGTGCTGCGCAATGGCCGGGTGGTGGAACAGGGCTCGGTGGAGCAGATCTTCAACCGGCCGGCCACCGAGTACACCCGCGAGCTGATTGCGGCCATCCCTGGCCAGGCACTCAGCGCAACGGCGGCGTGA